One window of the Labilibaculum sp. genome contains the following:
- a CDS encoding Crp/Fnr family transcriptional regulator, with protein MKQNPILPNCNQLAEKFGERFQNLKVEDMNLLFWGEDVHFYKRGSIIYSEGDSAKGCYFLFSGVLKVFKTGLEGKEQIIRFAKPGDLIGFRSVLSQERACTSAKVIEDATVCFIPGNVLTKLIQENSNFAMELIQLTCKELDEANDYITDIAQKTVRERLAEILIQLETAFGSTEDGTLKIALTREELANMVGTATESVIRLLSEFKSDKLIELNGRKIKILNTKALKKVGGIL; from the coding sequence ATGAAGCAGAATCCAATTCTTCCAAATTGCAATCAATTGGCCGAGAAGTTCGGTGAAAGATTTCAAAATTTGAAGGTAGAAGATATGAATCTTTTATTTTGGGGTGAAGATGTACATTTCTATAAAAGAGGTAGTATTATTTATTCTGAGGGTGATTCCGCGAAAGGATGTTACTTTCTATTTTCGGGTGTTTTAAAAGTATTTAAAACAGGATTGGAAGGGAAGGAACAAATTATTCGTTTTGCAAAGCCCGGCGATTTAATCGGTTTTCGTTCTGTGCTGAGTCAGGAGCGGGCATGCACTTCAGCTAAAGTGATTGAAGATGCCACTGTTTGTTTCATCCCTGGTAATGTTTTAACCAAACTAATTCAAGAGAACTCCAATTTTGCGATGGAATTAATTCAACTTACATGCAAAGAACTGGATGAGGCAAATGATTACATTACTGATATTGCTCAAAAAACGGTACGGGAACGTTTGGCCGAGATTTTAATTCAATTGGAAACAGCTTTTGGATCTACCGAGGATGGCACTTTAAAAATTGCCCTCACACGCGAAGAATTGGCCAATATGGTAGGAACAGCAACCGAATCGGTAATACGTTTGTTATCGGAGTTTAAATCAGACAAACTAATTGAACTAAATGGCCGAAAAATAAAAATACTAAATACCAAAGCACTTAAAAAAGTCGGCGGAATTTTGTAA
- a CDS encoding OsmC family protein, with the protein MKHKVELSWLGNLAYETNMDGHKMITDAGTEVGGEDKGFRPKKLMLTALAGCTGIDTALIVKKMRLDIRDIKVSVEGELTETQPTYYKNMHITYEFFGKDLPRKKLERAVKISEESQCGVSALYKQVIPVTSEIIYHEE; encoded by the coding sequence ATGAAGCACAAAGTAGAATTATCGTGGCTGGGAAACCTGGCTTACGAAACAAATATGGATGGTCATAAAATGATTACCGACGCCGGAACCGAAGTGGGTGGTGAAGACAAAGGATTCCGCCCCAAAAAGCTAATGTTAACAGCTTTAGCGGGATGTACGGGCATCGACACGGCATTAATTGTAAAGAAAATGAGGCTCGACATCCGGGATATTAAAGTTTCTGTTGAAGGAGAGTTAACCGAAACTCAGCCTACTTACTATAAAAACATGCACATTACTTATGAATTCTTTGGCAAGGATCTTCCCCGTAAAAAATTGGAGCGGGCGGTTAAAATATCCGAAGAATCGCAATGTGGGGTAAGCGCTTTATACAAGCAGGTAATTCCTGTTACATCAGAGATTATTTATCATGAGGAGTGA
- the pheS gene encoding phenylalanine--tRNA ligase subunit alpha codes for MLDKIKNLLEELNGFSATTLEEVEQFRIKHLSKKGSIAVLFADFKDVPNDQKKAVGQALNELKTTALDIVNSLKDNFTNLDFGKSGLDLTLSGDPVKLGSRHPLSLVKNEITEIFSRLGFTISEGPEIEDDWHNFSALNFPEEHPARDMQDTFFIEKNPDVILRTHTSSVQAHDMSEMELPIRCLTPGRVFRNEAISARAHCIFHQIECLYIDENVSFADLKQTLTYFAKEFFGEKTEIRLRPSYFPFTEPSAEVDVTCSLCGGKGCNVCKGTGWLEILGCGMVDPNVLELNGIDNKKYTGFALGMGIERITMLKYGIKDLRLFFENDIRFLEQFSAAGF; via the coding sequence ATGTTAGACAAAATAAAGAATTTACTTGAGGAGCTGAATGGATTTTCGGCAACTACACTAGAGGAAGTTGAACAATTTAGAATCAAACACCTTAGTAAGAAAGGTAGTATTGCTGTTTTGTTTGCAGATTTTAAAGATGTTCCAAACGATCAGAAAAAGGCTGTTGGTCAAGCGCTTAATGAGTTGAAGACAACTGCATTGGATATAGTAAATTCCCTTAAAGATAATTTTACCAATCTTGATTTTGGAAAATCAGGTTTGGATTTGACTTTATCGGGTGATCCGGTTAAGTTGGGCTCGCGCCATCCGCTTTCTTTGGTGAAAAATGAAATCACAGAGATCTTCTCCCGTTTGGGATTTACTATTTCCGAAGGTCCGGAGATTGAAGATGACTGGCATAATTTTTCGGCTTTAAATTTTCCGGAAGAACATCCTGCCCGCGATATGCAGGATACTTTCTTTATCGAGAAAAATCCGGACGTAATTTTGCGCACACATACTTCTTCGGTTCAGGCACATGATATGTCTGAAATGGAATTGCCGATTCGTTGTTTAACGCCGGGACGTGTTTTCCGTAACGAAGCTATTTCGGCACGTGCACATTGTATTTTTCACCAAATTGAGTGTTTGTATATCGATGAGAACGTTTCATTTGCAGATTTAAAACAAACACTGACTTATTTTGCCAAAGAATTTTTTGGAGAGAAAACCGAAATTCGATTACGACCATCCTATTTCCCGTTTACCGAGCCATCGGCCGAGGTGGATGTTACCTGTTCACTTTGTGGCGGAAAAGGCTGTAATGTGTGCAAAGGAACCGGTTGGTTAGAGATTTTGGGTTGCGGTATGGTTGATCCAAATGTTTTGGAATTAAACGGAATCGATAATAAAAAATACACAGGCTTTGCCTTGGGAATGGGAATCGAAAGAATCACCATGCTGAAATACGGTATTAAAGATCTTCGTTTGTTCTTCGAGAACGACATTCGCTTTTTGGAGCAGTTTTCTGCGGCAGGATTCTAG